From Anopheles funestus chromosome 3RL, idAnoFuneDA-416_04, whole genome shotgun sequence, a single genomic window includes:
- the LOC125769327 gene encoding uncharacterized protein LOC125769327: protein MNTNQGKASSSGKGTIKSTRKASKATKKAAKQLAKSNYRSQLDDFDEGPNAEIISSLGLGGIDDLLIYDSASELSADNYDKLASDYDLLLNDVEFLEAKEKLWDAERESLKKQISMLKLENATIQKKVTELESRLESTTAKGQSGPTTPSNNVTAIEPQVPDVIAPAQTKEPEALEKNSAAQQAPKNEPPKQHRQHISKKSLKRTQDVIYVKPLPGHSYEDQLNALRNSDMCKEPYMMEKTRRVKNDVVLVVCKRTANSAELERIVREAIGDIGTVTKTTPTRMLTCTNFNRLVTATEVQQAILERYNVDVKLNNIRLVRTRKNLQRARIRVALRDVKKLEGKKLLIGKSTVTFQTEVQKPPEEEQCFRCMGIGHRANQCEEAQMLCYRCGTSGHRASGCKNTPKCLTCGGGHPTGSRKCQSSRPAEDPATAQATSE from the coding sequence aTGAATACGAATCAAGGAAAGGCTTCCTCCAGCGGAAAAGGAACTATAAAATCGACTCGGAAAGCGTCAAAAGCGACGAAAAAGGCGGCAAAGCAGCTTGCTAAAAGTAATTACAGAAGCCAACTGGATGATTTTGACGAAGGGCCAAACGCCGAGATTATATCGAGTCTTGGGCTGGGCGGGATCGATGATTTATTGATATATGATTCCGCGTCGGAGCTATCCGCCGATAACTACGATAAGTTGGCCTCCGACTACGACTTATTGTTGAATGACGTGGAGTTTTTGGAGGCGAAGGAGAAGTTGTGGGATGCCGAAAGGGAGTCTCTAAAAAAGCAAATTAGCATGTTGAAGTTGGAAAATGCTACGATACAGAAAAAGGTGACAGAACTCGAGTCTCGTTTGGAGTCGACCACTGCTAAAGGACAGTCTGGTCCTACAACACCATCGAACAATGTTACGGCTATTGAGCCACAGGTTCCGGACGTTATAGCTCCAGCACAAACGAAGGAGCCGGAAGCATTGGAGAAGAATTCAGCCGCACAACAGGCACCAAAGAACGAGCCACCAAAACAACATCGGCaacatatttcaaaaaaaagtttgaagagGACTCAGGACGTAATCTATGTAAAACCATTGCCGGGTCATTCGTATGAGGACCAACTAAACGCGCTACGTAACTCAGATATGTGCAAAGAACCTTACATGATGGAAAAAACTAGGCGAGTGAAGAATGATGTGGTTCTTGTGGTCTGCAAGCGTACTGCCAACAGCGCTGAGCTGGAGAGAATAGTCAGAGAGGCTATTGGAGACATTGGAACAGTTACGAAGACAACCCCGACGAGAATGCTCACTTGTACAAACTTCAACCGACTGGTCACTGCGACGGAAGTGCAGCAGGCCATTTTAGAACGCTATAATGTAGACGTGAAATTGAACAATATTCGACTTGTAAGAACCCGGAAAAATCTGCAACGTGCGCGGATCAGGGTAGCGCTCCGTGATGTGAAAAAGTTGGAAGGCAAAAAGCTGCTTATCGGAAAGTCAACCGTCACCTTCCAGACGGAGGTACAGAAACCACCGGAAGAGGAACAATGCTTTCGCTGTATGGGTATTGGCCATCGAGCAAACCAGTGCGAGGAAGCGCAAATGCTGTGCTATCGCTGTGGAACGAGTGGCCACCGAGCATCTGGTTGTAAGAATACGCCAAAGTGCTTGACTTGTGGCGGCGGGCACCCGACTGGTTCCCGGAAATGCCAGTCTTCACGTCCAGCGGAAGACCCAGCGACCGCCCAGGCTACTAGTGAGTAA